A portion of the Sphingobacterium spiritivorum genome contains these proteins:
- a CDS encoding glycosyl hydrolase family 28-related protein — protein sequence MNIKVIIYLLILLSFVSESYSQTGSNDQGNNSASYESVSVWRDGSPMTKEKVDGVIYIKKENKFYKRNYSGKLNVKWFGAKGDGKTDDSKAIQAAFDYGESLFFPAGKYKFNARLNQHMELEGDAGNTYLMPFDIKRAIIIYNAKAPFWTYSSSMVNMIVSSNNKEGTGISFGTDINGKQEPDGQYSGNVTFRNVLFQGFDKAITFPWGNIGCTFFSCSFQQNRYGVYSLDNKGSGDNMHAGNKYFYTCEFDSNDIAVYFHNLTDGFGGVSFTDCIFQFNLINGFFYSNNTYTPVSFINCWDEKRLGDMSKSVNVDVFDNKKLSSKKYQSTSYIFDGKDCSYNFIGGRLTNIDIRGKNIVVNAYSSKVEYSKGVSSAPFSIAATSFLNLYYPSTDGGLQSISGIRLIGFPTLKNNMIQVSETKSETRYLPLQDDFAMPGMVEHFSVNFNKAINLNGSFLPEKPETLPTSNKTFSGQLVKLAFSEKNQYILVENSKITLKPGYYFIFIKTRISQGDPMLFVWDRNLVQFVSFSPFLDGKSHNYGAYGYLPSTSEIFLDISSNDGKKVELLLEKYEIYKFDSLNELKEFFIKNNNDSK from the coding sequence ATGAACATTAAAGTAATAATATACTTATTAATCTTGCTCTCTTTTGTAAGTGAATCGTATTCACAAACTGGGTCTAATGATCAAGGAAATAACTCTGCATCCTATGAATCTGTAAGTGTCTGGCGGGATGGTAGTCCAATGACAAAAGAAAAGGTAGATGGAGTAATTTATATAAAAAAGGAAAATAAATTTTACAAACGAAATTATAGCGGGAAACTTAATGTGAAATGGTTTGGGGCAAAGGGGGATGGTAAGACAGATGATTCCAAAGCCATTCAGGCAGCCTTTGACTATGGAGAGTCTCTGTTTTTTCCAGCAGGGAAGTATAAATTTAATGCGCGCTTGAATCAGCATATGGAGCTGGAAGGGGATGCAGGAAATACATATTTGATGCCATTTGATATAAAGCGTGCAATAATTATTTATAATGCGAAAGCTCCTTTTTGGACATATTCAAGTTCAATGGTTAACATGATCGTATCTTCTAATAACAAAGAAGGGACAGGTATATCATTTGGTACTGATATAAATGGCAAGCAAGAGCCAGATGGGCAGTACAGTGGAAATGTAACATTCCGAAATGTTTTATTTCAGGGGTTCGATAAAGCTATCACTTTCCCGTGGGGGAATATAGGATGTACCTTTTTTAGCTGCTCATTTCAACAAAATCGCTATGGTGTGTATAGTTTAGATAACAAAGGTAGTGGTGATAATATGCATGCTGGTAACAAATATTTTTATACATGTGAGTTTGATTCTAACGATATTGCTGTATACTTTCATAATTTGACAGATGGGTTTGGAGGAGTCAGTTTTACAGATTGCATCTTTCAATTCAATCTTATAAATGGATTCTTTTATTCCAATAATACATATACACCTGTAAGCTTTATAAATTGCTGGGATGAAAAAAGATTAGGAGATATGTCAAAGAGTGTTAACGTCGATGTTTTTGATAATAAAAAACTTAGTAGTAAGAAATATCAATCTACAAGCTATATCTTTGATGGTAAGGATTGTTCATATAATTTTATTGGAGGTCGATTGACTAATATTGATATTCGTGGTAAAAATATTGTTGTTAATGCATATTCATCGAAGGTAGAGTATAGTAAAGGTGTTTCTAGTGCGCCATTTTCAATAGCAGCTACATCGTTTTTAAATTTATATTATCCTAGTACAGATGGAGGTCTTCAGTCTATATCAGGCATTAGGTTGATAGGATTTCCCACATTAAAAAATAATATGATACAGGTGTCAGAAACGAAGTCCGAAACTCGATATCTTCCTTTGCAAGATGATTTTGCGATGCCTGGTATGGTTGAACATTTTTCAGTAAATTTTAATAAAGCAATAAATCTCAATGGCTCATTTCTACCAGAAAAACCTGAGACTTTGCCTACATCAAATAAAACTTTTTCAGGTCAGTTAGTCAAATTAGCATTTTCGGAGAAGAATCAGTATATTTTAGTTGAAAATTCAAAAATTACCCTTAAACCAGGATATTATTTCATTTTTATAAAGACAAGAATATCTCAGGGTGACCCAATGTTATTTGTCTGGGATCGTAATCTTGTGCAGTTTGTTTCTTTCAGCCCCTTTTTAGATGGGAAGTCGCACAATTACGGTGCTTACGGTTACTTACCAAGTACTTCTGAAATATTCCTAGATATTTCGTCAAACGATGGAAAAAAAGTAGAACTACTTCTTGAAAAGTATGAAATATATAAGTTTGACTCACTCAATGAGCTGAAAGAGTTTTTTATTAAAAATAACAATGATTCGAAGTAA
- a CDS encoding glycosyltransferase yields the protein MIRSNYSLLIDAIYIHNGGGKVLLDYLVDNLEKTDLEIYYLFDRRIEDRPYQIKSTNRIEYLDSTFSKRLMFYFRNRTRFGKIFILGNVPPPIKIRGKVFTYFHNTILLNIPKEFGVFETILFHIKLFVIKTLKKNTDVWFTQSEIVSNRLSNSIANSIEVRVMPFYPKIMVENGNVSRKIGRFLYVSNAQANKNHIRLIAAFCKAYDSTGKGELVLTVNNNFPEILLLINEARSKGYPIFNIGFVDREKLATEYSESEFVIFPSLSESFGLGLIEGIEMGCKIIGADLEYTYAVCHPSDVFDPGDVNSICEAIVRSLSLSVKVNSVVKVSDQMNKLIDILR from the coding sequence ATGATTCGAAGTAATTATAGCTTATTGATAGATGCTATCTATATACATAATGGTGGAGGTAAAGTTCTTTTAGATTATTTAGTTGATAATCTTGAAAAAACAGATTTGGAAATATATTATTTATTTGATAGAAGAATAGAGGACAGACCTTATCAGATCAAATCAACAAATCGAATAGAATATTTAGACTCAACGTTTTCGAAACGATTGATGTTCTATTTTCGAAATAGAACCCGATTCGGAAAAATATTTATTCTTGGAAACGTACCTCCGCCTATAAAGATCCGAGGTAAAGTTTTTACTTATTTTCACAATACAATCCTTCTTAATATTCCAAAAGAGTTTGGTGTATTTGAGACCATTCTTTTCCATATCAAGCTTTTTGTTATTAAGACATTAAAAAAAAACACAGATGTTTGGTTTACCCAAAGTGAGATAGTTTCGAATCGTCTATCAAATAGTATCGCAAATTCGATTGAAGTTCGTGTTATGCCATTTTATCCTAAAATAATGGTGGAGAATGGTAATGTTTCTCGCAAGATTGGTAGGTTTTTATATGTAAGCAATGCACAAGCAAACAAAAATCATATTCGACTTATTGCAGCGTTTTGCAAGGCATATGACAGTACTGGTAAGGGGGAACTCGTTTTAACTGTGAACAATAATTTTCCTGAGATTCTTTTGCTGATCAATGAAGCACGTAGTAAAGGATATCCAATATTCAATATAGGATTTGTAGACAGAGAAAAGCTGGCTACAGAATATTCTGAGTCAGAATTCGTGATCTTTCCATCACTATCAGAAAGCTTTGGACTGGGTTTGATAGAGGGAATCGAAATGGGGTGTAAGATTATTGGGGCTGACTTGGAATATACATATGCTGTCTGCCATCCAAGTGATGTTTTTGATCCTGGTGATGTTAATTCTATCTGTGAAGCTATTGTTAGATCACTTTCGCTATCGGTAAAAGTTAATAGTGTTGTCAAAGTGTCAGATCAAATGAATAAATTGATCGATATTCTTCGCTAA
- a CDS encoding glycosyltransferase → MVTSSIVLYKTSHLEAERTIKCVLSSNIQFLYLIDNSPSDDLRQVSSDQRIVYIHNPSNPGFGASHNIAIWDAIARDAKYHFVINPDVSFTTGVIEKMVSYMDSHDHVAMIMPQVLNEDDTIQHLPKLLPSPLSIIQRILNRRYGWFKRFIIDYELRMVPNHTIYSAPIISGCFTLFRLDALRKVGVYDDKFFMYFEDWDLSRRMHVYYDTIYYPEVSIYHGYESGANKSMKLFKIFVRSAIYYFSKWGWIFDGKRRLINKKTIQQFK, encoded by the coding sequence TTGGTTACCTCATCTATTGTTTTATATAAAACCAGTCATTTAGAGGCTGAACGTACTATTAAATGTGTGTTGTCGAGCAATATTCAATTTTTGTACCTAATAGACAATTCTCCTTCGGATGATCTCAGGCAGGTTTCGTCCGATCAAAGAATAGTCTACATTCATAATCCATCTAATCCAGGGTTTGGTGCATCGCACAATATAGCAATCTGGGATGCAATAGCTCGTGATGCTAAGTACCACTTTGTTATCAATCCTGATGTTTCGTTTACAACCGGTGTGATAGAAAAGATGGTTTCTTACATGGATTCCCATGATCATGTTGCGATGATTATGCCGCAGGTATTAAATGAAGATGATACAATTCAACACCTTCCAAAGCTGTTACCTTCACCACTTTCAATAATTCAGCGAATACTGAACAGACGTTATGGGTGGTTTAAGCGATTTATAATAGATTATGAGCTTAGGATGGTTCCAAATCATACGATTTATAGCGCACCTATTATTTCAGGTTGTTTTACTTTATTTCGTTTAGATGCCTTACGAAAAGTTGGAGTATATGATGATAAATTTTTTATGTATTTTGAGGACTGGGATTTATCCCGGAGAATGCATGTCTACTATGATACAATCTATTATCCCGAAGTTTCTATCTATCATGGGTATGAATCAGGAGCAAATAAGAGTATGAAATTATTTAAGATCTTTGTGAGGTCAGCAATATACTATTTTAGTAAATGGGGTTGGATTTTTGATGGAAAACGTCGTTTGATAAATAAAAAAACAATTCAGCAGTTTAAATGA
- a CDS encoding NAD-dependent epimerase/dehydratase family protein, with amino-acid sequence MKVVIIGTSGFVGRNLQKFLLDKRYNVKNLSLRNIDWQLNMPSEATAVIHLAGKAHDTSNTSDPEEYFKVNRDLTIELFDLFLQSDIKDFFYFSSVKAVADTVNDILVEDVNGSPLTPYGKSKLEAEQYLLNKVLPLGKRLFIIRPCMIHGPGNKGNLNLLYKVVEKGLPWPLAGFHNQRSFLSIDNLNYLLEQMIVNTSLPSGVYNFADDDAVSTNDLVSLIARTLGKSPKLWSVPVGLIRGVVKIGDILPLPLNSERLKKLTESYVVSNQKIKTALGIEKLPLTATEGLVKTIRSFNAGKN; translated from the coding sequence ATGAAAGTTGTTATAATAGGCACATCTGGTTTTGTGGGCAGGAATTTGCAAAAATTTCTATTGGATAAGAGGTATAATGTGAAGAATCTTTCTTTAAGAAATATAGATTGGCAACTAAATATGCCCTCTGAAGCTACAGCAGTCATCCACTTAGCTGGTAAAGCCCATGATACATCAAATACCTCGGATCCCGAAGAATATTTTAAAGTTAACAGAGATTTGACTATAGAGTTATTTGATCTTTTTTTACAATCTGATATTAAAGACTTTTTCTATTTCAGCTCTGTTAAAGCAGTTGCTGACACTGTGAATGATATATTGGTAGAAGATGTCAATGGATCACCTTTGACTCCTTATGGTAAATCAAAATTGGAAGCGGAACAGTATCTGTTAAACAAAGTTTTGCCTTTAGGAAAACGTCTTTTTATTATCCGGCCATGTATGATCCATGGCCCGGGAAATAAAGGAAATCTTAATTTGCTATATAAAGTAGTAGAAAAAGGATTGCCTTGGCCATTGGCTGGTTTTCATAATCAACGATCATTTTTGAGTATAGATAACCTTAACTATCTGTTGGAACAGATGATAGTAAATACAAGTCTACCGTCCGGAGTCTATAACTTTGCCGATGACGATGCAGTATCTACTAATGATTTGGTCTCTTTAATTGCACGTACGTTAGGAAAGTCACCCAAGTTATGGTCTGTTCCTGTGGGATTGATAAGGGGAGTTGTTAAAATAGGAGATATACTACCTTTACCTTTAAATTCTGAGCGACTGAAGAAATTAACAGAGTCTTATGTTGTCTCCAATCAGAAGATCAAAACTGCATTAGGTATTGAGAAATTACCATTGACTGCAACTGAAGGATTGGTGAAAACGATCAGATCCTTTAATGCAGGCAAGAATTAG
- a CDS encoding UDP-GlcNAc--UDP-phosphate GlcNAc-1-phosphate transferase, which yields MIYIIIFITLFIAELLYFKIADRFNIIDKPNERSSHTSVTLRGGGVIFYLGAFAYFVISGFQYPYFFFGLTLMTVVSFADDVMTLSNKIRLLVHLLSVLLMAYELDVFDMPWYYLAITFVIVIGVINAYNFMDGINGITACYSLAVGGLLMLVSHQIDFIDRDLLIYSMLSVLVFAFFNFRSKAKCFAGDVGSVAIAFILLFAIAALIIKSQNLIYILFLSVYGIDTIWTIIRRLSKGENIFKAHRSHLYQYLGNEAGVNKLMVSFLYGALQFLIGFVVIQVANETVNVMIIFSLSLLAFLSILYLIIKSSIIKKYVNK from the coding sequence ATGATATACATAATAATATTTATAACTCTTTTTATTGCTGAGCTGCTTTACTTTAAAATTGCAGACCGGTTTAATATTATAGATAAGCCAAACGAACGTAGTTCACATACCTCTGTTACATTGAGGGGGGGCGGAGTTATATTTTATTTGGGGGCATTTGCTTATTTTGTTATTTCCGGCTTTCAGTATCCCTATTTCTTTTTCGGATTGACCTTGATGACAGTTGTTAGCTTCGCGGATGATGTAATGACCTTGTCCAATAAGATCCGTCTATTAGTTCATTTGCTTTCGGTATTGTTAATGGCCTACGAACTGGATGTGTTTGACATGCCCTGGTATTACCTGGCCATTACTTTTGTAATTGTCATTGGAGTTATCAATGCGTACAATTTCATGGATGGAATTAACGGCATTACAGCTTGTTATAGTCTTGCAGTAGGAGGTTTATTAATGTTAGTCAGCCATCAGATTGATTTCATTGATCGGGATTTGCTGATCTATAGTATGTTATCGGTACTGGTTTTTGCCTTTTTCAACTTCAGATCAAAAGCTAAATGTTTTGCTGGTGATGTAGGATCTGTTGCTATAGCGTTTATCTTACTATTTGCTATTGCGGCATTGATTATTAAATCGCAGAATCTTATCTATATCCTCTTCTTGTCTGTTTATGGCATTGATACGATCTGGACAATTATTAGGCGTTTGTCAAAAGGAGAAAATATCTTTAAAGCGCACCGTTCTCATTTGTATCAATATCTTGGAAATGAAGCGGGTGTAAATAAGCTGATGGTATCTTTTCTATACGGCGCTTTACAGTTTTTAATTGGTTTTGTCGTTATTCAAGTTGCAAACGAAACAGTTAACGTTATGATTATTTTCTCTTTGTCTTTACTAGCCTTTCTCAGTATCCTATATCTGATTATAAAGAGTAGTATAATTAAGAAATACGTAAACAAGTAG
- a CDS encoding WxcM-like domain-containing protein, with the protein MINFITGGIAKDHRGQIRFVNDFDMSLIKRFYIIKNADVELIRGWRAHRIEQRWFYVLSGAFSVDLVKIDNWDSPSEDLAVETEILKSEEHRVLHVPVGYGTAFRALEPDSELLVFADYGIENAKLDDHTYPLDYFVNISR; encoded by the coding sequence ATGATAAACTTCATCACTGGCGGTATTGCGAAAGACCATAGAGGTCAGATCCGATTTGTCAATGATTTTGATATGTCGTTGATCAAACGGTTTTATATTATTAAGAATGCAGATGTCGAATTGATCAGAGGCTGGCGGGCGCATCGGATAGAACAGCGTTGGTTTTATGTATTGTCCGGAGCATTTTCGGTAGATCTGGTTAAGATTGATAATTGGGATTCACCTTCAGAAGATCTTGCTGTAGAGACAGAAATCTTAAAGTCAGAAGAACATAGAGTATTGCATGTACCGGTAGGATATGGTACTGCTTTCCGGGCTTTAGAACCGGATAGTGAGCTATTAGTCTTTGCGGACTATGGTATCGAAAATGCAAAGCTTGACGATCATACCTATCCGTTGGATTATTTTGTTAACATCAGCCGCTAG
- a CDS encoding prolyl oligopeptidase family serine peptidase, translated as MKNNLFRFKQKHFFLFFSFSLISLCVSAQKTHTFTEGLHVEIPQNYGREALYTDELLWQLYSNKLATPSVGKTLELSLSQNKWIKATADSTGFFRPQRGSGGNLQQPNNPPGPGRIAEQNTNPRPAQQYRGPRPSYLYLTYNSSKEQTAILNVKGNSAVVVNGALHSGDPYRMGWMDIPVHLKKGLNEFYVRGAYISASLTFPQHPVQFSTQDLTLPDIVQGKDNSNLIVGIVLLNNSTQNLSDLQIQSITNGQKVISALPVINGNSSRKVVVRIDGSAIQKTGDITSQLSLLKNGKVIGNTPIQLRSVDLKTAYRVTFVSNIDNSVQYYAVNPATGGEKPQDALFFSVHGAGVEALGQAQAYQAKDWGTLVAPTNRRPRGFNWEDWGRLDALEVLSLAKAQLQPDTQRVYLTGHSMGGHGTWFLGATYPDKWAAIAPCAGYPTLKGYGSADGLVPEKGRNALEEVLLRSGNQSDVIAYATNYKPLGVYILHGDADRTVSVDYARQMRNILGGFHPDFSYYEYPGGSHWYSNESVDWKPLFDYFKWHKRKTHNEVDHIDFMTANPGISASYYWATVYQQLNPLDYSRILLDRDMVKRSIVGQTTNVQTLRLDLRGFNKTEQVSITLDSLNTIEHHITDSKSSFVYLKKEGTSWKVINEPSLAHKGPHRNGTFKEAFNNRMVYVYGTQGTKEENNWAMEKANYDAEAWYYRGNGAFDIIADRDFEETKYAGRNIILIGNAKTNSAWNILLKDCPVKVETGKVNIGEKSYSGDDLGGYFYWKKPGSDVLSVGVITGNGIAGMRAATANQYFAGASGFPDYMFFKLAMLKDGVEGIVDAGFYSNEWNVKSN; from the coding sequence ATGAAAAACAATCTATTCCGCTTTAAACAGAAGCATTTCTTTCTATTCTTCTCCTTTAGTCTAATATCCTTATGTGTGAGCGCTCAGAAAACGCACACCTTTACTGAAGGACTACATGTAGAGATTCCCCAGAATTATGGTCGGGAAGCACTCTATACAGATGAATTATTGTGGCAACTCTACAGCAATAAGCTAGCTACACCTTCTGTTGGTAAGACTTTAGAATTGTCATTATCCCAAAATAAATGGATAAAAGCGACTGCAGATAGTACAGGTTTCTTTAGACCCCAACGAGGAAGTGGAGGAAATCTGCAACAGCCAAATAATCCTCCCGGACCGGGGCGGATTGCGGAACAAAATACAAATCCAAGACCTGCACAACAATACCGGGGTCCCAGACCCAGCTATTTGTACCTGACCTACAATTCATCCAAAGAGCAAACTGCAATATTGAACGTGAAGGGTAATAGTGCGGTTGTTGTAAACGGAGCCCTGCATTCTGGTGATCCATATCGGATGGGCTGGATGGACATTCCGGTACACTTAAAAAAAGGACTTAATGAATTTTATGTCCGCGGAGCATATATATCAGCCAGTCTTACTTTTCCACAGCATCCTGTACAGTTTTCTACTCAGGATCTTACTCTACCGGATATTGTGCAGGGAAAAGATAACAGCAATCTCATTGTTGGAATCGTATTGTTAAATAACAGCACTCAAAACCTATCTGATCTACAGATACAAAGTATTACAAACGGTCAGAAAGTAATCAGTGCTTTACCTGTCATTAATGGAAACAGCAGCAGAAAAGTAGTTGTACGTATTGACGGATCTGCTATTCAGAAAACAGGAGACATTACCTCTCAACTTTCTTTATTAAAGAATGGAAAGGTTATTGGTAATACCCCGATCCAGTTGAGAAGTGTAGATCTAAAAACAGCTTACAGAGTTACATTTGTAAGTAATATTGATAATAGTGTACAATATTATGCGGTCAATCCTGCTACAGGAGGAGAGAAACCGCAGGATGCACTTTTCTTCTCTGTACATGGGGCAGGGGTCGAAGCTCTTGGTCAGGCACAAGCGTATCAGGCTAAAGATTGGGGAACACTGGTGGCCCCTACAAATCGTCGTCCCCGTGGATTTAACTGGGAAGACTGGGGACGCTTAGATGCTTTGGAGGTCTTAAGTTTGGCAAAGGCTCAACTGCAGCCAGATACGCAACGCGTCTACCTGACAGGACACTCAATGGGGGGACACGGCACCTGGTTTTTGGGTGCTACCTATCCGGACAAATGGGCTGCAATAGCACCATGTGCAGGGTATCCGACCCTGAAAGGTTACGGGTCTGCAGATGGATTAGTACCAGAAAAAGGACGTAATGCTCTGGAAGAAGTATTACTTAGATCGGGTAATCAGAGTGACGTCATTGCTTACGCAACGAATTACAAACCATTAGGTGTCTATATATTGCATGGGGATGCAGACCGCACCGTTTCTGTGGATTATGCAAGACAGATGCGAAATATCCTTGGTGGATTTCATCCTGACTTTAGCTATTATGAATACCCTGGCGGCTCGCATTGGTATAGCAACGAAAGTGTAGACTGGAAGCCTTTATTTGATTACTTCAAGTGGCACAAAAGAAAAACACATAACGAGGTTGATCATATCGATTTTATGACTGCTAACCCCGGAATATCTGCATCCTATTATTGGGCAACCGTTTATCAGCAGCTCAATCCATTAGATTATTCCCGTATCCTCTTAGACCGCGATATGGTAAAACGAAGTATTGTAGGACAAACAACAAATGTGCAGACACTTCGTCTGGATCTGAGAGGGTTTAATAAAACGGAACAAGTATCTATAACGTTAGATAGCTTAAATACCATTGAACACCATATAACAGATTCCAAAAGTTCTTTTGTCTATCTGAAAAAAGAAGGAACATCCTGGAAAGTAATCAACGAGCCAAGCCTTGCACATAAGGGGCCTCACAGAAACGGAACATTCAAAGAAGCATTTAACAACAGGATGGTCTATGTTTACGGAACTCAGGGAACTAAAGAAGAAAATAATTGGGCTATGGAGAAGGCAAATTATGATGCTGAAGCCTGGTACTACCGGGGTAATGGGGCATTTGATATTATCGCTGACCGGGATTTTGAAGAAACCAAATATGCCGGCCGAAATATTATTCTGATTGGTAATGCAAAAACCAACAGCGCATGGAATATTTTACTGAAAGATTGTCCGGTTAAGGTGGAGACTGGCAAGGTTAATATTGGGGAGAAAAGCTATTCCGGAGATGATTTGGGTGGATATTTTTACTGGAAGAAACCGGGATCAGATGTTTTATCTGTGGGAGTTATTACCGGCAACGGAATCGCAGGAATGCGTGCAGCAACGGCTAATCAATACTTTGCCGGAGCAAGTGGCTTTCCGGATTATATGTTTTTTAAGCTGGCTATGTTGAAAGACGGAGTGGAAGGCATTGTAGATGCCGGATTTTACAGCAATGAATGGAATGTAAAATCAAATTAG
- a CDS encoding tyrosine-protein phosphatase: MSLLSKLFRKKENTLHHNALAFMEVDMHNHLLPGIDDGSKSVEQSVKLIEGLQELGLNKFICTPHIMDGVYANTKDTIDAAYQKLKSTLVSRESKVELNFAAEHMIDQGLDVIIADNKLCGMPNDYVLIEMSYLAESKSLFRTIMDIQAMGYKPILAHPERYNYYHQNFKIFKQIKDAGCALQLNLLSVSRYYGSNVKTTALTLIKSGLYDFIGTDIHHEKHLAAVKEVATKYPLADLLKTCQLRNHELLTSSNPSKEFIAVG, encoded by the coding sequence ATGAGCCTTCTATCAAAGTTATTCCGTAAGAAAGAAAATACACTTCATCATAATGCTCTGGCATTTATGGAGGTTGATATGCACAATCATCTATTACCAGGTATTGATGACGGAAGTAAATCAGTAGAGCAATCTGTAAAACTAATTGAAGGATTACAGGAATTAGGACTAAATAAGTTTATATGCACACCCCATATCATGGATGGTGTGTATGCCAACACCAAAGACACTATTGATGCTGCATATCAAAAACTTAAATCTACTCTTGTATCCAGAGAATCAAAAGTAGAGCTTAATTTTGCAGCGGAACATATGATTGATCAGGGGTTGGATGTCATCATAGCGGATAACAAATTGTGCGGAATGCCGAATGATTATGTACTTATAGAGATGTCCTATTTAGCAGAATCAAAGTCTTTATTTAGGACGATCATGGATATACAAGCTATGGGTTACAAACCAATATTAGCTCATCCGGAGAGATATAACTATTATCATCAGAACTTTAAGATCTTTAAACAAATAAAAGATGCAGGATGCGCTCTTCAGCTGAATCTGCTTTCAGTGTCCAGATATTATGGCAGTAATGTAAAAACTACTGCGCTGACATTGATAAAATCGGGACTATATGATTTTATAGGAACAGATATTCATCATGAAAAACATCTGGCAGCTGTAAAAGAAGTCGCTACAAAATATCCGTTGGCAGATCTTCTAAAAACTTGCCAGCTTCGCAATCATGAACTTCTCACAAGCAGCAATCCCAGCAAAGAATTTATTGCAGTAGGCTAA